Proteins from a single region of Fusobacterium gonidiaformans ATCC 25563:
- a CDS encoding DHH family phosphoesterase produces the protein MKNKIRELLLQYDSILITAHKNPDGDAVGAGLALTLSLLELGKKVRFVLQDKIPDTTLFLEGSHLIEQYQEEENFQNIELVVFLDCATRDRAGCMNHLTEGKTTINIDHHMSNPHYGDYAFVEPNISATSEILTQLLREWNFPMNVAIASALYLGIVNDTGNFEHDNVTVNTLKAAQFLVEQGANNAMIVRNFLKTNSYASLKLLGEALFHFQFFEEKKLSYFYLTKEVMNKYAAKKEHTEGIVEKLLSYEKASVSLFLREEEDGSIKGSMRSKDSIDVNQIAAYFGGGGHVKAAGFSSQDCADIILNKILELL, from the coding sequence ATGAAAAATAAAATTCGTGAACTCTTACTACAATATGATTCTATCCTTATAACTGCACATAAAAATCCAGATGGTGACGCAGTAGGAGCCGGATTGGCACTCACTCTTTCTTTATTAGAATTGGGGAAAAAAGTTCGTTTTGTATTGCAAGATAAAATTCCAGATACTACTCTTTTTTTGGAAGGCTCTCATCTCATTGAACAGTATCAAGAAGAAGAAAACTTTCAAAATATAGAGCTCGTTGTATTTCTTGACTGTGCAACAAGAGATCGTGCCGGATGTATGAATCACTTGACCGAAGGAAAAACAACTATCAATATTGATCATCATATGAGTAATCCTCATTATGGGGACTATGCTTTTGTGGAACCGAACATTTCTGCCACTTCGGAAATTTTAACTCAATTATTGCGAGAGTGGAATTTTCCAATGAATGTTGCCATTGCTTCTGCCTTGTATTTAGGGATTGTAAACGATACCGGAAATTTTGAACACGATAATGTCACTGTAAATACCTTAAAAGCTGCTCAATTTTTAGTAGAGCAGGGAGCAAACAATGCTATGATTGTCCGAAATTTTTTAAAGACCAATTCCTATGCAAGTTTAAAATTACTAGGAGAAGCTCTTTTTCATTTTCAATTCTTTGAAGAAAAAAAATTATCTTACTTCTATCTAACAAAGGAAGTAATGAATAAATATGCAGCGAAAAAAGAACATACTGAAGGAATTGTAGAAAAATTACTTTCCTATGAAAAAGCAAGTGTTTCTCTTTTCTTACGAGAAGAAGAAGATGGAAGTATCAAAGGAAGTATGAGAAGTAAAGATAGTATTGACGTCAATCAAATAGCAGCCTACTTTGGTGGTGGTGGTCATGTCAAAGCAGCCGGTTTTTCTTCTCAAGACTGTGCAGATATTATTTTAAATAAAATATTAGAACTATTATAA
- a CDS encoding cell division protein SepF, with the protein MEKETSIVFLKPKRFEDCDDCVRYVAEDKIVNVNLKDLKEKDARRLYDYVHGAVYVKQAKLIDIGENIFCCVPKNINSEVKYNQGNTSKSNEEEEIIPFAK; encoded by the coding sequence ATGGAAAAAGAAACTAGTATTGTATTTTTAAAACCAAAAAGATTCGAAGATTGTGATGACTGCGTCAGATATGTTGCAGAAGATAAAATTGTAAATGTCAATTTAAAAGACTTAAAGGAAAAAGATGCTCGAAGATTATACGATTATGTTCATGGAGCTGTCTATGTAAAACAAGCAAAACTAATCGATATTGGAGAAAATATTTTCTGCTGTGTTCCAAAAAATATAAATTCAGAAGTAAAATATAATCAAGGGAATACCTCCAAATCAAATGAAGAAGAAGAGATTATCCCTTTCGCAAAATAA
- a CDS encoding YncE family protein → MKKILSILFVLLISQFTFAAPSLGTEYKLSKVIEVEGRQGIAVDKDYYYISSSTALYKYDKSGNLVQKNTNPFTKLEKEANHFGDIDVWNGEIYTGIEIFEFGTSKNIQVAVYDAATLEYKYSIPWDAESGQVEVCGLAVDRDNNTVWMADWTKGRYLYCYDLATKKYERKVHLRPDPQYTQGIYCIDGKMLISADDGDADFHESDNIYVADISDKKQTASYVSLFREMSDFKRAGEIEGLSIDPTNSDLLVLANRGTRVDRGMPVGFYEGYDKEIHELYVYTKVR, encoded by the coding sequence ATGAAAAAAATTCTAAGTATTTTATTTGTACTATTGATTTCTCAATTTACCTTCGCTGCTCCTAGTCTAGGAACTGAATATAAACTTTCTAAGGTTATTGAAGTAGAAGGACGCCAAGGAATTGCAGTAGATAAAGACTATTATTATATTTCCAGCAGTACTGCTTTGTATAAATATGATAAGTCTGGAAACTTAGTTCAAAAAAATACAAACCCTTTCACAAAATTGGAAAAGGAAGCAAATCACTTTGGTGATATTGATGTATGGAATGGTGAAATTTATACTGGAATTGAAATTTTTGAGTTTGGAACAAGTAAGAATATTCAAGTGGCTGTTTATGATGCAGCCACTTTGGAATACAAATATTCTATTCCGTGGGATGCAGAATCTGGACAAGTTGAAGTATGCGGTTTAGCTGTAGATAGAGATAATAATACAGTTTGGATGGCAGATTGGACAAAGGGAAGATATTTATATTGTTATGATTTAGCAACAAAAAAATATGAAAGAAAAGTTCATCTTCGTCCAGATCCACAATATACACAAGGAATTTATTGCATCGATGGAAAAATGCTAATTTCTGCTGATGATGGAGATGCAGATTTCCATGAAAGTGATAATATTTATGTCGCTGATATCTCTGATAAAAAACAAACAGCTAGCTATGTAAGTTTATTTAGAGAAATGTCTGATTTTAAACGAGCAGGAGAAATTGAAGGATTATCAATTGATCCGACAAATTCAGATCTATTAGTATTAGCAAATAGAGGAACTCGAGTAGACAGAGGAATGCCAGTTGGTTTTTATGAAGGATACGATAAAGAAATTCATGAATTGTATGTGTATACCAAAGTTAGATAG